One stretch of Bombina bombina isolate aBomBom1 chromosome 7, aBomBom1.pri, whole genome shotgun sequence DNA includes these proteins:
- the DNASE1L3 gene encoding deoxyribonuclease gamma, giving the protein MFLLLLFVLCVTETLSFKICSFNVRSFGEAKCAKPEVMDTIVKIISQCDIMLLMEIKDNSKKAFPALMRRLNSQVESPNEFDFVISERLGRKSYKEQYAFIYRKELVSVKETYQYPDLQPEDVDAFSREPFVVWFKAPKTEIKEFVIIPQHTTPEAAVREIDELYDVYLDVKGKWKSKNFIFMGDFNAACGYVPKKHWKNIRLRNNTEFVWLIDDKADTTIRSTTNCAYDRIVLHGEKLINSIVPDSAGIFDFMDAFGLSEAQALEVSDHFPVEVQLNAAKSFIAKIKSFFKKKIKN; this is encoded by the exons ATGTTTCTccttttgttgtttgttttgtgtgtTACAGAAACTCTCTCATTTAAAATCTGCTCTTTTAATGTAAGATCTTTTGGAGAAGCAAAATGTGCAAAGCCTGAAGTCATGGACACCATTGTAAAG ATCATATCTCAATGTGACATTATGCTTTTAATGGAAATCAAAGATAACAGCAAGAAAGCCTTCCCAGCGTTAATGAGAAGACTCAATAG ccAAGTTGAGTCTCCAAATGAATTTGATTTTGTCATTAGTGAACGGCTTGGACGCAAATCCTATAAGGAACAATATgcatttatttatag GAAGGAGCTTGTATCAGTGAAAGAGACATACCAATATCCAGATCTTCAGCCAGAAGACGTGGATGCATTTTCCCGAGAGCCTTTTGTTGTATGGTTCAAAGCCCCCAAAACTG AAATCAAGGAGTTTGTAATAATTCCACAGCACACAACACCTGAAGCAGCCGTCCGTGAAATTGATGAGCTGTATGATGTTTATCTTGATGTGAAAGGAAAGTGGAAATCAAAA AATTTTATCTTCATGGGTGACTTTAATGCAGCCTGCGGTTATGTTCCCAAGAAGCATTGGAAAAACATACGTCTGAGAAATAATACAGAGTTTGTTTGGTTAATTGATGACAAAGCTGATACAACCATTAGGAGCACCACTAACTGTGCTTATGACAG AATCGTTCTGCATGGAGAGAAGTTAATCAATTCCATTGTACCAGACTCTGCAGGTATATTTGATTTTATGGACGCTTTTGGATTGTCAGAGGCCCAG GCTCTGGAAGTCAGTGACCATTTCCCAGTCGAAGTGCAATTAAATGCAGCCAAGAGTTTTATTGCAAAAATAAAGTCGTTTTTCAAAAAGAAAATCAAAAACTGA